One stretch of Arthrobacter polaris DNA includes these proteins:
- the rsmA gene encoding 16S rRNA (adenine(1518)-N(6)/adenine(1519)-N(6))-dimethyltransferase RsmA — protein sequence MIEVTSTPPSPATQPLLGAAEIRRLAEEIGVRPTKTLGQNFVIDGNTIRRIVAAANVDPAETVLEVGPGLGSLTLGLLDAAARVVAVEIDPVLAAKLPSTIAAFRPELAGNLEVILSDAMRITELPGEPTALVANLPYNVAVPVVLHLLEHFPSLEHGLVMVQDEVADRMVAGPGSKTYGVPSVKGAWYSKMRKAGVIGMNVFWPAPKISSGLVAFTRHEAPVTRASREEVFAVIDAAFAQRRKTLRAALAGWAGGAPEAEAYLRQAGVDPSARGEVIDVAAYARIAEAKLPFTA from the coding sequence ATTATTGAAGTGACCTCAACGCCTCCCAGCCCCGCAACCCAGCCACTGCTAGGTGCCGCCGAAATTCGCCGCCTTGCAGAAGAGATTGGTGTGCGTCCCACCAAAACCCTGGGACAGAACTTTGTCATTGACGGTAATACCATTCGCCGCATTGTCGCGGCCGCCAATGTTGACCCCGCCGAAACGGTGTTGGAGGTAGGGCCTGGCCTGGGCTCCTTGACCTTGGGTCTGCTGGATGCCGCTGCCCGTGTGGTGGCTGTTGAGATTGACCCGGTGCTGGCGGCGAAGTTGCCCTCAACCATTGCCGCGTTCCGCCCCGAACTGGCGGGAAACCTGGAGGTCATACTCTCCGATGCCATGCGCATCACTGAACTACCGGGTGAACCCACAGCACTGGTGGCAAATCTGCCGTACAACGTTGCCGTACCGGTGGTGTTACACCTTCTGGAACATTTTCCCTCGCTGGAACACGGCTTGGTCATGGTCCAAGATGAGGTGGCTGACCGTATGGTGGCTGGCCCAGGGTCCAAGACCTACGGTGTGCCCTCGGTCAAGGGTGCGTGGTATTCGAAGATGCGCAAGGCCGGGGTTATTGGCATGAACGTGTTTTGGCCGGCTCCGAAGATTTCCTCGGGCTTGGTCGCATTCACCCGCCACGAGGCGCCGGTGACCCGCGCGTCACGTGAAGAAGTNTTTGCTGTCATCGACGCAGCGTTTGCCCAACGCCGCAAGACCCTGCGTGCAGCACTGGCGGGTTGGGCTGGAGGTGCGCCAGAGGCAGAGGCCTACCTGCGCCAAGCCGGTGTGGACCCCAGCGCCCGCGGTGAGGTCATCGACGTGGCCGCCTACGCCCGCATTGCCGAAGCCAAGTTACCCTTCACGGCTTAG
- a CDS encoding ubiquitin-like domain-containing protein, with protein MFSFLTVNGKLSYLKLACQLAVLLALVAGLMTFVTASKSLTLVVDGQRSSVQAYRGSVGDVLKRADVRISGEDRITPALDTAVEDGGTITVNTAKDITVSLDGAEQTVTTTSTKISGLISQLGIAANARISAPADALLANSSDISIITPKQITLVADGKKSVETTTAPNVSGVLAETGVKLAQTDRLSAPGTAAVVQNMVIKVTRVNTAGTERESEAVPFETEQTVDPNLFKDXKKTVAAGVAGTLEKSFKTVTVDGVEVSRTETGSQVVLAPVAAKVSVGGKDRPAPEPATST; from the coding sequence GTGTTTTCTTTCCTTACCGTCAACGGCAAATTGAGTTACCTCAAGCTCGCCTGCCAGCTGGCCGTCCTCTTAGCTCTTGTTGCAGGTCTGATGACCTTTGTTACTGCCAGTAAGTCCCTCACCCTCGTGGTTGATGGCCAGCGCAGTTCAGTGCAGGCTTACCGTGGATCGGTGGGCGATGTCCTAAAGCGTGCCGATGTACGCATCAGCGGGGAAGACCGCATCACTCCAGCCCTTGACACTGCGGTGGAAGACGGCGGAACAATCACCGTCAATACGGCTAAAGACATCACCGTGAGCCTCGATGGTGCAGAGCAAACTGTCACCACCACCTCCACGAAGATCAGCGGATTGATCAGCCAGTTGGGCATCGCCGCTAATGCCAGAATTTCAGCTCCTGCAGATGCGCTGCTCGCCAACTCCAGTGACATCAGCATCATCACGCCCAAGCAGATCACCCTTGTTGCTGACGGCAAGAAGTCAGTGGAAACCACAACCGCACCCAACGTCTCCGGCGTCCTTGCCGAAACCGGTGTGAAGCTGGCACAGACTGACCGCCTCTCCGCACCGGGCACAGCCGCTGTTGTCCAGAACATGGTCATCAAGGTCACCCGCGTGAACACAGCCGGAACCGAGCGTGAAAGTGAAGCTGTTCCGTTTGAGACCGAACAAACGGTTGACCCGAACCTNTTCAAGGATGANAAGAAGACAGTCGCCGCTGGGGTAGCAGGCACCTTGGAGAAGTCCTTCAAGACGGTCACTGTTGACGGTGTTGAGGTTAGCCGCACCGAAACAGGATCACAGGTTGTGTTGGCCCCGGTAGCGGCCAAGGTCAGCGTGGGTGGGAAAGACCGCCCAGCACCGGAACCAGCNACCAGCACCTGA
- a CDS encoding DUF58 domain-containing protein: protein MFFSRPFRPRGWVLLLCGALSLLLALVLGRRDLLMLAVFCCALPAVTCAWLYAFKPGFSIKRTLSXTLARVDLPVSVTLEXRGRSPGGSRTRLQEELPESVQGTPRFGLRPWXAPTFSYPHPVVPRGLVSRYHYELXSPHRGVFTIGPLLGQFSDPFDIAFLQRGLDPGTLLTVAPAAQELPSISLTDGRGQDGSHSTKELAHASHDDAMTREYRYGDPLRRVHWPVTARTGKIMVRAEESVTTPEAALILDRRGLAFGEQAKAALFSARAHRPTDHTPHRRADGTVVPTAALHTTPAFETAVVAAVSIATHLLDRGYSLRILDHYGRAGFASSASAFSPDAEDFSGTQGVFEVAAALAALELAPTTXSVPCP, encoded by the coding sequence GTGTTCTTCTCGCGTCCTTTTCGACCCCGGGGCTGGGTGCTGCTCTTGTGTGGGGCGTTGTCACTGCTGCTGGCTCTTGTCTTGGGCCGCCGCGACCTCTTGATGCTTGCAGTATTTTGTTGCGCACTGCCCGCGGTTACCTGTGCCTGGTTATATGCGTTCAAACCTGGCTTTTCCATCAAACGCACGCTCTCCNCCACACTGGCCCGTGTTGACCTACCGGTGTCAGTGACTCTTGAGNTGCGTGGGCGCAGCCCCGGCGGGTCAAGGACGCGGCTGCAAGAAGAACTGCCCGAAAGTGTCCAAGGTACCCCTCGTTTTGGGCTCCGCCCGTGGNAGGCGCCAACTTTTAGTTATCCGCACCCGGTAGTGCCGCGTGGCTTGGTCAGCCGTTACCACTACGAGTTGGNNTCCCCACACCGGGGCGTGTTCACCATTGGTCCGTTGCTGGGACAGTTCAGCGACCCCTTTGACATTGCTTTCCTCCAACGCGGCTTAGACCCCGGCACCCTACTCACCGTGGCCCCTGCAGCCCAAGAACTCCCATCCATTTCACTCACCGATGGTAGGGGCCAAGACGGCTCGCACAGCACTAAAGAACTTGCCCACGCCAGCCATGACGACGCCATGACCCGTGAATACCGCTACGGCGACCCGTTGCGCCGCGTCCACTGGCCAGTAACAGCCAGGACCGGCAAGATCATGGTCCGGGCAGAGGAATCCGTGACCACCCCTGAGGCTGCACTGATCCTTGACCGGAGGGGACTGGCCTTCGGTGAGCAGGCGAAGGCGGCACTCTTCAGCGCTCGGGCACACCGCCCAACAGATCACACGCCACACCGCCGCGCAGATGGGACTGTTGTCCCCACCGCAGCCTTGCACACCACGCCCGCCTTCGAAACAGCCGTTGTGGCGGCCGTTTCCATTGCCACCCACTTGCTGGATCGAGGATATTCTCTGCGCATCCTGGACCACTACGGACGGGCCGGGTTCGCTTCATCAGCCTCCGCTTTTTCCCCTGACGCCGAGGACTTCAGCGGTACACAGGGCGTCTTTGAGGTTGCTGCAGCACTGGCGGCCCTTGAACTTGCCCCAACAACCGNNAGCGTGCCCTGCCCTTGA
- a CDS encoding transglycosylase family protein, with protein MSNEAMWDAIAQCEATGNWAINTGNGYYGGLQFDIQTWLGAGGGAYAPNASLATKAQQIDIANRIYAQRGLQPWGCAHAAG; from the coding sequence ATGTCTAATGAAGCCATGTGGGATGCCATTGCGCAGTGCGAAGCCACAGGAAACTGGGCCATCAATACGGGCAACGGCTACTACGGCGGCTTGCAGTTCGATATCCAGACCTGGCTCGGTGCAGGTGGCGGCGCCTACGCACCCAACGCCAGCTTGGCCACCAAGGCTCAGCAGATTGACATTGCCAACCGGATTTACGCTCAGCGCGGACTGCAGCCTTGGGGCTGTGCCCACGCAGCAGGCTAA
- a CDS encoding 4-(cytidine 5'-diphospho)-2-C-methyl-D-erythritol kinase, with protein sequence MEPTNNSGTSSSGHRASHGGSGSAASAGTDPFAADQLWAPAPRRINVRAPGKINASFQAGPLRADGYHAVASTYLAVSLYEEVAVTTKPGTPHTDITVSISPASSLAPELLAGIPLDNSNLAVKAALLVADIAENPCGIHLEITKHVPIAGAWGGSADAAATLVACDALWHTGLSGRSSQLGAELGADVPFALLGGAAVGLGVGDRLTAALAPTPLQWVLVPADFGLSTPVVYATLDKLRAAAAYTAVEPEQVQAEVLAALRAGDAQALAPWLHNDLQAAAEFLAPSLSTVLAKGAALGALASLVSGSGPTVAXLAADGQHGQDLAAALARNGYEAWPVEGPVHGAYIVP encoded by the coding sequence ATGGAACCCACAAACAACTCAGGTACAAGTAGTTCCGGTCACCGTGCCAGCCACGGCGGTTCCGGGAGTGCCGCCAGCGCTGGCACAGACCCGTTCGCTGCGGATCAGCTCTGGGCACCGGCCCCGCGCCGGATCAACGTCCGTGCNCCCGGGAAAATCAACGCGTCCTTTCAAGCGGGTCCGCTGCGGGCAGATGGCTATCACGCCGTTGCCAGCACCTACTTAGCGGTCTCCCTCTATGAGGAAGTGGCCGTCACCACAAAACCGGGCACGCCCCACACAGACATCACGGTGAGCATCAGCCCGGCCAGTTCCCTTGCGCCTGAATTACTGGCTGGGATTCCTTTAGATAACAGCAATCTTGCCGTCAAGGCAGCCCTGCTGGTGGCAGATATTGCCGAAAATCCCTGCGGCATCCATCTTGAGATCACCAAGCATGTACCCATCGCCGGGGCATGGGGAGGCTCGGCGGACGCCGCGGCCACCCTCGTGGCTTGCGATGCGCTCTGGCACACCGGGCTCTCCGGGAGGAGCTCCCAGCTGGGAGCCGAACTGGGTGCAGACGTGCCGTTCGCGCTNCTTGGNGGCGCCGCCGTCGGACTGGGCGTTGGGGATAGGCTCACGGCAGCGTTGGCGCCCACACCNCTGCAGTGGGTGCTGGTGCCGGCGGACTTTGGGCTGTCAACGCCGGTGGTTTATGCCACCCTTGATAAGCTGCGTGCTGCGGCGGCGTACACCGCCGTTGAGCCGGAGCAGGTTCAGGCCGAGGTGCTGGCGGCGCTGCGGGCAGGGGATGCGCAGGCGTTGGCACCCTGGCTGCACAACGATCTGCAGGCGGCGGCTGAGTTCTTGGCTCCTTCCCTGAGCACTGTCTTGGCGAAGGGTGCAGCCTTGGGGGCGCTGGCCTCGCTTGTGTCCGGCTCCGGGCCCACGGTGGCATTNTTGGCTGCCGACGGCCAGCATGGCCAGGACTTGGCAGCAGCCCTGGCCAGGAATGGTTATGAAGCGTGGCCGGTGGAAGGCCCCGTGCACGGGGCGTACATCGTGCCGTAA
- a CDS encoding DUF3488 and transglutaminase-like domain-containing protein — protein MTGAARGPISCPPARRPLAGTQTGPARWVLALAVFSAVMGAALGLRGVLLDFSWLLQAAVVVGGTLIIPALLRRYPLLGPFAPVGALAGWVMSLTLVFFPGTALLGVIPTPETLQAALALASEASTVIMSSNTPVPSGPPMFFXICAGLGFAALLIDTLAITVAMPAASALGLVLIMLPSALTTRSGIGTLGFIGAAAGFXLILGCCRWYAPEXKLRTGTLQFPTGTLSRAVTLGAAVVLLMTLIPAAIPGFTHGIFPQGSRLGGASGTTRLDPMITLGNDLREQSAEVTLTYLSNTQDPQYLRLSTLEDFSGKVWQPSPLPSGLTSTLSGLVPAWGPSPALPVTQTVTQISIASLDDDWLPAPLSATQIDKLRGRWLWNXSTQTFKGQNSSTADQQYVVHSEVPTLTTAALAAATTQPRADLDPIYSTLTKDTPKLISSTAQEVAXKASTPYAKAMALQDYLRSGSFTYSLXCPAAEGYDGSGMEVLAKFLKDKSGYCVHXSAAMAVMARELGIPSRIAVGYAXGGRTLEVGELDGQKLLGYQATGRDAHAWPELYFEGLGWVXFEPTPSRGAVPAYAQDANISAAAPENFIVPRASAAPSLAPTATESTAAASSSSAHTAPTPGRWLLRTATVLAAALLLXLPALLRVHLRRRRLAQVRGLTGYPA, from the coding sequence ATGACAGGGGCTGCACGAGGGCCTATCTCCTGCCCTCCGGCACGCAGGCCTTTGGCGGGCACCCAGACTGGCCCGGCCCGTTGGGTTCTTGCCTTGGCGGTGTTCAGCGCAGTCATGGGCGCCGCCCTGGGGTTGCGCGGAGTACTACTTGACTTCAGCTGGTTGCTGCAAGCTGCCGTGGTAGTTGGCGGAACTCTGATCATCCCTGCCTTGCTGCGCCGGTATCCGCTCTTGGGCCCGTTTGCCCCGGTGGGAGCGCTAGCTGGCTGGGTCATGAGCCTGACACTTGTATTCTTTCCAGGGACCGCGTTGCTGGGTGTTATTCCCACACCGGAGACGCTCCAGGCTGCGCTGGCGCTGGCTTCCGAGGCCTCAACGGTGATCATGTCCAGCAACACGCCGGTCCCATCGGGGCCGCCCATGTTCTTTNTGATCTGTGCCGGGTTGGGCTTTGCAGCGCTGCTGATTGACACGCTTGCCATCACGGTGGCCATGCCGGCGGCGAGCGCATTAGGGCTGGTGTTGATCATGTTGCCCTCGGCCCTGACAACCAGATCAGGCATTGGCACCCTGGGCTTCATTGGCGCCGCGGCCGGCTTTNTGTTGATCCTTGGTTGCTGCCGCTGGTACGCACCGGAGNGAAAGCTGCGCACTGGGACACTCCAGTTCCCCACTGGCACCCTGTCACGAGCCGTGACATTGGGTGCTGCCGTGGTGCTGCTGATGACACTGATACCTGCAGCTATTCCCGGGTTCACCCACGGAATTTTTCCGCAAGGATCCCGGCTTGGCGGTGCCAGCGGCACCACGCGACTTGACCCGATGATCACCCTGGGCAATGACCTGAGAGAACAATCAGCCGAAGTCACGCTGACCTACCTCAGCAATACCCAGGACCCACAGTATCTGCGGTTGAGCACCCTAGAGGACTTCAGCGGGAAAGTATGGCAGCCTTCACCACTGCCCAGCGGACTGACGAGTACCCTCTCCGGCTTGGTCCCGGCATGGGGCCCGTCACCTGCATTGCCTGTAACTCAGACGGTGACGCAGATTTCCATTGCCAGCCTCGATGACGATTGGCTGCCAGCCCCGCTCTCGGCAACACAGATTGACAAGCTCCGGGGCCGGTGGCTGTGGAACNCCTCTACACAAACGTTCAAGGGCCAAAACTCGTCCACGGCAGACCAGCAGTACGTGGTCCATAGCGAGGTGCCCACGCTAACCACTGCAGCTCTAGCCGCTGCAACAACGCAACCACGCGCCGATTTAGACCCCATCTATAGCACGCTGACCAAGGACACCCCGAAACTGATCAGCAGCACGGCCCAAGAGGTGGCGNAAAAAGCCTCCACTCCCTATGCAAAGGCCATGGCGTTACAGGATTACCTGCGCTCAGGCTCATTCACGTACAGCCTCNACTGCCCCGCGGCAGAAGGTTACGACGGTTCGGGCATGGAGGTACTGGCCAAGTTCTTGAAAGACAAGAGCGGCTATTGCGTACATNTTTCGGCCGCCATGGCCGTCATGGCCCGTGAGTTGGGGATCCCCTCGCGTATTGCTGTGGGATACGCCNCCGGCGGGCGAACCCTCGAGGTGGGTGAGCTGGATGGCCAGAAATTGCTCGGCTACCAGGCCACTGGACGTGACGCCCATGCCTGGCCTGAATTGTATTTTGAGGGCTTAGGCTGGGTCNCCTTTGAGCCCACGCCCTCCCGCGGCGCCGTGCCCGCTTACGCACAGGACGCGAACATCTCTGCGGCGGCTCCCGAAAATTTCATCGTACCCAGGGCCAGTGCCGCCCCGTCCTTAGCTCCAACAGCGACGGAGAGCACAGCTGCAGCATCTTCAAGCTCTGCCCATACTGCCCCGACCCCGGGGCGCTGGCTGCTAAGAACGGCAACCGTTCTGGCTGCCGCGTTGCTCCTGNGACTCCCAGCTCTACTACGGGTTCATCTCCGACGCCGGCGCTTGGCTCAAGTGCGCGGGCTGACGGGGTACCCAGCCTGA
- a CDS encoding ABC-F family ATP-binding cassette domain-containing protein has translation MAHLLGGENLSISFATRTVLDGVSVGLDDGDRIGIVGRNGDGKSTLMRLLAGRQTADSGRVTVRGGVQVSYLDQTDVLDGEHTVGFAIVGEAADHEWASNPKIREIMGALVGEVDWHANIHTLSGGQKRRVALAKLLIGDDDVIMLDEPTNHLDVEGVAWLAKHLNQRWRANEGAFVVVTHDRWFLDEVCTRTWEVHDGIIDPFDGGYAAYVLARAERDRMNSVIESKRVQLVKKELAWLRRGAPARTAKPKFRIEAANELIADVPEPRDTVALSKMATARLGKDVIDLENISLTYGDGENAKEIFQNITLRLAPGERLGLVGVNGAGKTTLLRLLNGEVEPSSGKVKRGSTVKTAVLTQEVNELDDVLNMRVIEVIEREKRSFDVGGKEMTAGTLVEQLGFTKDKQWTMVKDLSGGERRRLQLLRLLVGEPNVLMLDEPTNDLDTDTLAAVEDVLDGWPGTLVVVSHDRYLLERVTDHQMALLGDGKLRGLPGGVDQYLELRADAGVGPSAGSPAASAAAPSGPTEAQKRDARKILNRLERQLGKNSAADAKIHTQMAASVGDYDALADLQAKLAKLATEREGFELEWLAASEILD, from the coding sequence GTGGCTCATTTGCTGGGCGGGGAAAATCTAAGCATCTCCTTTGCTACCCGAACTGTCCTTGACGGCGTCAGCGTTGGCTTGGACGATGGGGACCGCATTGGCATTGTGGGACGTAATGGCGACGGCAAGTCCACGCTGATGCGTCTGCTGGCCGGGCGCCAAACCGCAGATTCTGGCCGGGTCACCGTGCGCGGCGGGGTTCAGGTGAGCTACCTGGACCAGACGGACGTGCTGGACGGCGAACACACCGTGGGCTTCGCGATTGTNGGGGAGGCAGCCGATCACGAGTGGGCATCCAACCCCAAGATCCGCGAGATCATGGGCGCACTGGTGGGCGAGGTGGACTGGCACGCGAACATCCACACGCTCTCTGGTGGGCAGAAGCGGCGCGTGGCCTTGGCCAAACTGCTGATCGGCGATGACGATGTCATCATGCTCGATGAGCCCACCAACCACCTGGACGTGGAGGGTGTGGCCTGGCTGGCCAAGCATCTGAACCAGCGCTGGCGGGCCAACGAAGGCGCCTTCGTAGTGGTCACCCACGATCGCTGGTTCCTGGATGAGGTCTGCACCCGTACCTGGGAAGTTCACGACGGCATCATTGACCCGTTCGACGGCGGTTACGCCGCCTATGTGCTGGCCCGTGCCGAGCGCGACCGGATGAACTCTGTCATCGAGTCCAAGCGCGTCCAATTGGTCAAGAAAGAGCTGGCATGGTTGCGTCGCGGCGCNCCTGCCCGCACGGCCAAGCCCAAGTTCCGTATTGAGGCTGCCAACGAGCTGATCGCTGACGTGCCCGAGCCCCGTGACACGGTGGCACTGTCTAAGATGGCAACCGCACGTCTGGGCAAGGACGTGATCGATCTTGAAAATATCTCCCTGACGTACGGGGACGGTGAGAACGCCAAGGAAATCTTCCAGAACATCACGCTGCGCCTTGCCCCGGGCGAGCGGCTTGGGCTGGTTGGCGTCAACGGCGCTGGCAAGACAACGTTGTTGCGCTTGCTCAACGGCGAGGTTGAACCGTCCTCCGGCAAGGTTAAACGCGGCAGCACCGTCAAGACCGCCGTGCTCACGCAGGAAGTCAATGAACTTGACGACGTTCTGAACATGCGCGTCATCGAGGTCATCGAACGCGAGAAGCGTTCCTTTGACGTGGGCGGTAAGGAAATGACTGCCGGGACACTGGTGGAGCAGCTCGGGTTCACTAAGGACAAGCAGTGGACCATGGTGAAGGATCTCTCCGGTGGTGAGCGTCGGCGGTTGCAGCTGCTGCGTCTGCTGGTNGGGGAGCCGAACGTGCTCATGCTCGATGAGCCCACGAATGACTTGGATACTGACACTCTTGCAGCCGTAGAAGATGTCCTCGACGGCTGGCCGGGGACGCTGGTTGTGGTCTCCCATGATAGGTACTTGCTAGAGCGCGTCACTGACCACCAGATGGCGCTGCTGGGAGATGGGAAGCTGCGCGGCTTACCCGGCGGCGTAGACCAGTACTTGGAACTGCGCGCTGATGCCGGTGTGGGGCCCTCTGCTGGCTCACCCGCAGCATCCGCTGCGGCACCGTCCGGTCCCACCGAGGCGCAGAAGCGTGACGCCCGCAAGATTCTGAACCGTTTGGAGCGTCAGCTGGGTAAGAACTCCGCGGCAGATGCAAAGATCCATACGCAAATGGCTGCCAGCGTTGGTGATTACGATGCGTTGGCCGATCTGCAAGCCAAGTTGGCCAAGCTCGCCACTGAGCGTGAAGGTTTCGAACTGGAATGGTTGGCAGCCTCGGAGATCCTGGACTAG
- a CDS encoding TatD family hydrolase: MCTDDVPRPYRPEILAAGKPQYDGGTXPGAFAPAPPPLPEPVYDNHTHFDFGDSPVDLHAALDAAEAVGIAGAVQVGCDLPSSRFTVAAVEADPRLLGAVAIHPNDAPELALAGALEDALVQIDAMAAXPRIRAIGETGLDYFRTGEDGVDAQHQSFRGHLEIAKGRDLALQIHCRDAHTDVLNILREVGAPSRLVFHCFSGDAELAKICNANGWYMSFSGTVTFXNAHNLREALAVADPALILVETDAPXLTPHPFRGRPNASYMLPYTVQSMAQLLDRELAGMCRLLRQNTEAVYGSWAD, translated from the coding sequence ATGTGCACTGACGATGTTCCCCGCCCGTACCGCCCCGAAATTCTTGCTGCNGGAAAACCCCAGTATGACGGCGGGACTCANCCGGGTGCCTTTGCTCCGGCCCCGCCGCCACTTCCAGAACCCGTGTATGACAACCACACGCACTTTGACTTTGGCGACTCACCTGTTGATCTGCATGCGGCATTAGATGCTGCCGAGGCGGTGGGTATCGCTGGCGCCGTGCAGGTTGGTTGCGATCTGCCCTCATCACGGTTCACAGTGGCCGCGGTGGAGGCTGATCCGCGTCTGCTAGGGGCTGTGGCAATTCACCCCAATGATGCCCCTGAACTGGCACTGGCAGGCGCCCTTGAAGACGCACTAGTGCAGATTGACGCCATGGCCGCCCANCCCCGGATCCGGGCCATTGGGGAAACTGGACTTGACTACTTCAGGACTGGCGAAGACGGCGTGGACGCCCAGCACCAGTCTTTCCGCGGGCACCTTGAAATTGCCAAGGGCCGGGACCTGGCATTGCAGATCCACTGCCGTGACGCGCACACAGATGTGCTGAACATACTGCGTGAGGTNGGGGCGCCCTCGCGCCTGGTCTTCCACTGCTTCTCAGGAGATGCCGAACTAGCNAAAATTTGCAATGCCAATGGCTGGTACATGTCATTTTCAGGCACCGTGACTTTTAANAACGCACACAATTTGCGCGAGGCGCTCGCCGTGGCAGATCCGGCGCTGATTTTAGTTGAGACTGACGCTCCATTNTTGACTCCGCATCCGTTCCGAGGGCGCCCCAATGCCAGCTATATGCTGCCGTACACGGTGCAAAGCATGGCACAATTGCTGGATCGTGAGCTGGCTGGAATGTGCAGGCTTCTGCGCCAGAATACTGAGGCTGTCTACGGGTCATGGGCAGATTAG
- a CDS encoding MoxR family ATPase, whose product MHPQETLLGAKGLGGPQAPPFQPRSAQTGSTDADGQRPAEGVTAMDVTVFSDLSQRIMSVMNTVIDGKEEAVRLALTVLLAGGHLLLEDVPXXGKTLLAKALARTVDCSVNRVQFTXDLLPSDITGVSIFNQSSQTFEFRPGAIXANIVIGDEINRASAKTQSALLESMAEHQVSVDGATYTLDQPFMVIATQNPIEMEGTYPLPEAQRDRFMARISMGYPDTCAELAMLESHQSANPLDTVQAVVSAEQVTSMMAAVAAVHVSPAVRAYTVALGQATRKSPDLRLGASXRALLQLXRAAKAGAALAGRGFVLPDDIRDLAQPVLAHRLLVQRSAASQGATAATVIADLLATVAVPGQPDGRASKDARNR is encoded by the coding sequence ATGCACCCGCAGGAGACATTGCTGGGCGCCAAGGGGTTGGGTGGTCCGCAAGCCCCGCCCTTCCAGCCGCGCTCAGCCCAGACCGGGAGCACAGACGCTGACGGGCAGCGCCCTGCTGAGGGAGTCACGGCCATGGATGTCACCGTATTTTCTGACCTCAGCCAGCGGATCATGTCCGTCATGAACACCGTCATTGATGGCAAGGAAGAGGCTGTTCGCCTAGCGTTGACGGTGTTGCTTGCTGGCGGCCATCTGCTCCTTGAAGATGTGCCGNGGNTGGGTAAAACCCTGCTGGCGAAGGCGCTGGCACGCACGGTGGACTGCTCTGTGAACCGTGTTCAGTTCACCNCTGACCTGCTCCCTAGCGACATTACGGGTGTTTCAATCTTCAATCAGTCCTCCCAGACATTTGAGTTTCGTCCCGGAGCCATTNTTGCCAACATTGTTATTGGGGATGAGATCAACAGGGCATCGGCTAAGACCCAATCAGCGCTGCTCGAGTCAATGGCCGAGCACCAAGTAAGCGTGGACGGCGCAACCTACACCCTAGATCAGCCATTCATGGTCATCGCCACCCAAAACCCCATTGAAATGGAGGGCACCTACCCTCTGCCTGAGGCGCAGCGGGACCGCTTCATGGCACGAATTTCCATGGGTTACCCTGATACTTGCGCTGAGCTGGCCATGCTAGAAAGTCACCAGTCAGCGAACCCGCTGGACACCGTGCAGGCAGTTGTCTCAGCAGAGCAGGTAACCTCCATGATGGCGGCGGTGGCCGCCGTTCACGTCTCACCTGCTGTGCGGGCCTATACGGTCGCTTTGGGACAAGCCACCAGGAAAAGTCCGGATTTACGCCTTGGCGCCAGCNCCCGGGCACTCTTACAACTTNTACGGGCGGCCAAGGCTGGCGCCGCCCTGGCCGGGCGAGGTTTTGTTCTCCCGGATGACATTCGTGATCTTGCCCAGCCGGTCCTTGCCCACCGTTTGTTAGTGCAGCGCAGCGCAGCCAGCCAAGGTGCCACAGCCGCCACCGTCATCGCGGACCTGCTGGCCACAGTAGCCGTTCCGGGCCAGCCGGATGGGCGCGCCTCGAAGGACGCCCGGAACCGTTAG